gCTTACAATTGATCTTTCAGAATCTTTATTTGATTGATGATATACAGATTGTAATACTAATGGTGGTGATTTATTATATGTGATATAATCCCATTCtgcttttaataattcaatttgtgataataaaatatcttcAGTTGTTAAActtatatttaaatcttcttcttcatcatcttcttctttatttGGTTCAAATGCAAAATTgaaatctaaaaaattatttgttttttttactaatgtACTATTTGTTGATGTGGCTGTAGTTGTAGTTATTGATGGGTTTGGATTATCTATATCTTTTGGTTCATTTTctctatcatcatcatcattatcttctTCTCCATTTATATTACTTAAGTTACTTATATTACTTGTATTAAAACTTAAATCCAAATCATTTGAAGGTTCATCGTCTTCGTTATAACTTTTACTAAAATCTAAATGATtcttaacttttttaattggacTAGGATTACTATCAATTGATAAGTTATTATctatactattattttgatttcttttaatattcatatgaatttttaaataaatatatattatttttatattataactATATGTAagttaaataaaacaataaaaaaaaaaaataaaaaaataaaaaaataaaaaaagtgggaaatgaaaaaaaaatttttttttaatacgcaaatcaaataaaacaaattaaaataaaataaaaataaaaataaaaataaaaaaaaattaaataaaatacataatatttttttttattaaatttgtccaaataaatgtttttttttttttttttttttttttataattaatatattaatacaattaattttatcttgattcaactttaatatttaattgtggACATTGTAAAGAAAGACCAAATTGACCTCtatcatttaattgaagattatcatcaattggatgagagaatttaaatttctttataaGATAAACAaggaaaatataaatttcaatttcaaaaatattttcacctGGACATTTTCTTTGACCAATTCCAAATGTTATAATTTTTGGTTCATTTGTTGAATCTAAAAAACGTTCAGGTGAAAACTCTAATGGATTTGAACAAAATGATTGAGATAAATGAGttgaataaatattttgaattacTTGTGTACCCTTTGCAATTTTATATCCTTGAATTTCACAATCTTCAGTTAATAAATGTGGTACAGATAATGGTGCACATGGATAATAACGTTTCACTTCTTTAATAAATGCAACTAAATATGGAGTTTTAATTCTATCTGAAAaatatgataattttaaaagtgaATTCGAAATATCATTTGCACCATTtaattcatcaccatcatcatcattaaaagcatttgaaatttcattaaataatttctcttgaatatttgaattgtttacTAATGCAACcaatgaaaataaacaaGTATTACCAGTTGTATCAGAACCTGCTAATATTAAATCCATTAAACATCCAATTACACCATCATAtggaattttatttaatctatattgttttaataaagattCTAAAATATTCGTTGGTtgataattttcaatttcttcaattgttgatttatttgaaatttcagtcatatgttttaattgatattcatttgtaattcttgtaattaatttttttacagATTCATAATCTTCAAAATATtcttttggtttattttttaaaaatggataTAGAATTGGTATGAAATCACTTGGATATGGTAATCCTGTACTCTTAAAATAACGAGTAATCGTTGACATTAATTCATCTtgataacta
This region of Dictyostelium discoideum AX4 chromosome 3 chromosome, whole genome shotgun sequence genomic DNA includes:
- the CYP513D1 gene encoding cytochrome P450 family protein, whose protein sequence is MGISSIIIILFIIVLLKKLIKKEDRIHRINKNIPGPKSKLLVGNLFDLKGQVHEKLKEWYEQYGSVYRIEFGSVSTVVLTEYATLKEAFVDNGEIFQSRFQRKSRTTCNKGLNLANSNGEYFNHLKKTLSNEITNQKMKKNEKIIKIQVGLLSEFFNEISGGGGGGSGGSGISKEPINNIIKMYSLNVMLSLLFNIHFPYNNNSYQDELMSTITRYFKSTGLPYPSDFIPILYPFLKNKPKEYFEDYESVKKLITRITNEYQLKHMTEISNKSTIEEIENYQPTNILESLLKQYRLNKIPYDGVIGCLMDLILAGSDTTGNTCLFSLVALVNNSNIQEKLFNEISNAFNDDDGDELNGANDISNSLLKLSYFSDRIKTPYLVAFIKEVKRYYPCAPLSVPHLLTEDCEIQGYKIAKGTQVIQNIYSTHLSQSFCSNPLEFSPERFLDSTNEPKIITFGIGQRKCPGENIFEIEIYIFLVYLIKKFKFSHPIDDNLQLNDRGQFGLSLQCPQLNIKVESR